Proteins found in one Candidatus Nitrosopelagicus brevis genomic segment:
- the thiL gene encoding thiamine-phosphate kinase — protein sequence MKKLNEKEIIKIINSKHVSSEDVEIFNLANKQCAVCVDTLVESTDIPKGSKLSDISRKSIVSSVSDFAAKGIIPKFCIISVTLPKTISKKQVQELSKGFSKACKEFKIQLLGGDTNQGTEISIHVVLFGNVKKYTKRKGAKIGDVICTTGAFGYTAAALDIILKKKKSSKAFSAKSKNLFFRPKARLEFGHKLTNYTSSSIDSSDGLSSCLNELSNQNKKKFLITKIPTNKDVIEFSNKNNTSLNRLVFDGGEEFELVFTVMPENLKKIHALAKKNKISIFEIGYVYKGKGVFFDDGNSSFKIEDNGWQHFR from the coding sequence ATGAAGAAATTAAATGAAAAAGAAATTATTAAAATAATCAATAGTAAACATGTTAGTTCAGAAGATGTTGAAATTTTTAATCTAGCAAATAAACAATGCGCAGTGTGTGTTGACACATTAGTAGAGAGTACCGATATTCCAAAAGGCTCAAAATTATCAGATATTTCAAGGAAAAGCATAGTTTCTAGTGTAAGTGACTTTGCTGCAAAAGGAATAATACCAAAATTTTGTATTATATCTGTAACATTACCAAAAACAATATCAAAAAAACAGGTACAAGAATTATCAAAAGGTTTTTCAAAAGCATGTAAAGAATTCAAAATTCAATTATTAGGGGGAGATACAAATCAAGGTACTGAAATTTCAATACATGTAGTATTATTTGGAAATGTAAAAAAATATACAAAAAGGAAAGGTGCAAAAATAGGAGATGTAATATGCACAACAGGTGCATTTGGATACACTGCTGCGGCATTGGATATAATATTGAAAAAGAAAAAATCTAGTAAAGCATTTTCAGCAAAATCAAAAAATCTTTTTTTTAGACCAAAAGCACGATTAGAATTTGGTCATAAATTAACTAATTATACATCTTCATCCATTGATTCAAGTGACGGACTATCATCATGTTTGAATGAATTGTCTAACCAAAATAAGAAAAAATTTCTAATTACAAAAATACCCACAAATAAGGATGTCATAGAATTTTCAAACAAAAATAACACTAGTCTAAACAGATTAGTTTTTGACGGTGGTGAAGAATTTGAGTTAGTGTTTACAGTCATGCCTGAAAATTTAAAAAAAATTCATGCACTAGCAAAAAAGAACAAAATTAGTATTTTTGAGATTGGTTATGTGTATAAAGGAAAAGGTGTGTTTTTTGATGATGGAAATAGTTCATTTAAGATTGAAGATAATGGATGGCAGCATTTTAGATAA
- a CDS encoding histone family protein: MKTSDLGVSAMYRILKKAGADRVSDESAEELRRVLEDIGIEIAKNAVDMGKHAGRKTVKAEDVKLAAKSSGKI, from the coding sequence ATGAAAACATCTGATTTGGGAGTTTCAGCCATGTATAGAATTTTGAAAAAGGCTGGTGCCGACAGAGTTAGTGATGAATCAGCTGAAGAATTGAGAAGAGTTCTTGAAGATATTGGCATAGAGATTGCCAAAAATGCCGTAGATATGGGCAAACATGCAGGTAGGAAAACAGTCAAAGCTGAAGATGTTAAATTAGCTGCAAAATCATCAGGAAAGATTTGA
- a CDS encoding Fe(2+)-trafficking protein: MSIICTKCKEEIPENEQLESQAEKYPLCTKCWNEWKEMKIMVINEMHLDLSLSDHRKVLRKHEKIFAGVMTPEGDYVDFTNEDNRNPEEKSA; this comes from the coding sequence TTGAGTATAATATGCACAAAATGCAAAGAAGAGATTCCTGAAAATGAACAATTAGAATCTCAAGCAGAAAAATATCCACTTTGTACGAAATGTTGGAATGAATGGAAAGAGATGAAAATCATGGTGATTAATGAGATGCATCTTGACCTATCTCTATCAGATCATCGAAAAGTACTCCGAAAACATGAGAAAATATTTGCAGGTGTTATGACTCCTGAGGGTGATTATGTTGACTTTACAAATGAAGATAACAGAAATCCTGAAGAGAAATCAGCCTAG
- a CDS encoding winged helix-turn-helix domain-containing protein, whose protein sequence is MQIVADVLTVTEQTGQEGIKTTSLLTKANLSHSRLEKFVKNLTGAGLINKIEFDGRHTFVITEKGRQYLESYQKFSDLAGTFGLDL, encoded by the coding sequence ATGCAAATTGTAGCAGATGTACTAACAGTTACAGAACAAACTGGTCAAGAAGGCATCAAAACTACATCACTTCTTACAAAGGCTAATCTTTCACATTCAAGATTAGAGAAATTTGTTAAAAATTTGACTGGTGCAGGATTGATAAACAAGATCGAGTTCGATGGAAGACACACATTTGTCATTACTGAAAAAGGTAGACAGTATCTAGAATCTTATCAAAAGTTCTCAGATCTTGCAGGTACTTTTGGTTTAGATTTATAA
- a CDS encoding pentapeptide repeat-containing protein yields MKINNLSFVILGIILVVFAFWSASDTSFSSLKGIEHQETLKKINQCENSKTDKSFETYMTISSQFDIDWSDCDLTGVVLRHVSLAGADLSGADLSGADLTGVNLVGADLSNAKLFGVDLRQADLYQANLEDAVLDGVDLRDTIMEDVNLNNASLKHAYIYKTILADTEFTNVDASYSNFCGQDLTKKIFHNTNLSGANLAHTKMQYTYLGNAILYETNFEESYLVGSDFSGNSLKKVNFKGSNLYSVNLKNSDLTEADLQNADFTNADLENANLTDAKIFGVDFTSAKINGANMNNVDKTKTDSFYEKSDTEMLQKYSNLSEKDFSNSKINNMDISESKFHKIDFSKSDMSNNKMAHVDFEGSDLSYTNLVNAELIGANLSGINLVGADLSGANLSNSNLSGANLKDAILDNSKLYGVDLTGAYLENTSFKKVDINGAKFNGAYMMGVSFENTDLRNANLQGIHMPGQNFKGLDLTGVNFQNAVLKDSNFENSNLTDANLDSAYLNSANFKNVDMTNVSLSNTDLGGADLTNANLNSAKIQNSFFKNAKIENVTIDEATTDSCFEQDLINRIICKIKLELNPDSPPYETNYEFRDNYSLRN; encoded by the coding sequence ATGAAGATTAACAATCTATCTTTTGTAATTCTTGGAATTATTCTAGTAGTGTTTGCATTTTGGAGTGCATCTGATACCTCATTTTCAAGTTTGAAAGGAATAGAACATCAAGAAACATTGAAAAAAATTAATCAATGTGAAAACTCCAAAACAGACAAATCATTTGAAACGTATATGACAATTTCATCACAATTTGATATAGACTGGTCTGATTGTGATCTAACAGGAGTAGTACTAAGACATGTTTCGTTAGCAGGTGCGGATTTGAGTGGTGCGGATTTGAGTGGTGCGGATTTAACAGGAGTTAATTTAGTGGGTGCGGATTTAAGTAATGCAAAATTATTTGGTGTTGATTTAAGACAAGCAGATTTGTATCAAGCTAATTTGGAAGATGCAGTTTTGGATGGAGTGGATTTAAGAGATACTATAATGGAAGATGTTAATCTAAATAATGCATCATTAAAACACGCATACATCTACAAAACAATTCTTGCAGATACAGAATTTACAAATGTGGATGCATCTTATTCAAATTTTTGTGGTCAAGATTTAACTAAAAAAATTTTTCATAATACAAATCTAAGTGGTGCAAATTTAGCACATACAAAAATGCAATATACATACTTAGGAAATGCAATCTTGTATGAAACTAATTTTGAAGAATCATATTTAGTTGGGTCAGATTTTTCAGGAAATTCACTAAAAAAAGTAAATTTTAAGGGAAGCAACCTATATTCAGTTAATTTAAAAAATTCTGACTTAACTGAAGCTGATTTACAAAATGCTGATTTTACAAATGCTGATTTGGAGAATGCAAATTTGACAGATGCTAAAATTTTTGGAGTAGATTTTACTTCGGCAAAAATTAATGGTGCAAACATGAATAACGTAGATAAAACAAAGACGGATAGTTTTTATGAAAAATCAGATACAGAAATGTTACAAAAATATTCGAATTTATCAGAAAAAGATTTTTCAAATTCTAAGATCAATAATATGGACATTTCAGAGTCAAAATTCCATAAAATAGATTTTTCAAAATCAGATATGTCTAATAACAAAATGGCACATGTTGACTTTGAAGGATCAGATTTATCATATACAAATTTGGTAAATGCAGAATTAATAGGTGCAAATTTATCTGGCATTAATTTAGTAGGTGCAGATTTATCCGGTGCAAATCTATCTAATTCAAATTTATCTGGTGCAAATCTCAAAGATGCAATTTTAGATAATTCTAAATTGTATGGAGTGGACTTGACAGGAGCTTATTTAGAAAATACTAGTTTCAAAAAGGTAGATATCAACGGTGCAAAATTTAATGGGGCATACATGATGGGAGTTAGTTTTGAAAATACGGATTTACGAAATGCTAATTTGCAAGGAATTCACATGCCAGGACAAAATTTCAAAGGATTAGATTTAACAGGAGTTAATTTTCAGAATGCAGTTTTAAAAGATTCTAATTTTGAGAATTCGAATTTAACAGATGCTAATTTAGATTCAGCATACCTAAATTCTGCAAATTTTAAAAATGTAGATATGACTAATGTAAGTTTGAGTAATACAGATTTGGGCGGAGCAGATTTAACAAATGCTAATTTAAACAGCGCAAAGATACAAAATTCTTTTTTTAAAAATGCAAAGATTGAAAATGTGACTATTGATGAAGCAACAACAGACAGTTGCTTTGAACAAGATTTGATTAATAGAATAATTTGTAAAATAAAATTAGAATTAAATCCAGACAGTCCACCCTATGAAACAAATTATGAGTTTAGGGACAATTACTCATTAAGAAATTAA
- a CDS encoding AIPR family protein — protein sequence MPPKGANLLEYSEQGRDILSKFSSAPLEGFATHSVDVSITEFMKDSNTTVEKGRDYLLWHLINVEDVLQDIAENAIIDGGYDEGIDAYLVDSDEKRIRLFQSKYGSAHSIGAIDQFVQDVARLKEKEQSKLKRDELQILWKILNDKKMKVDLVYITDQCVDDYQNDKVRVMGRQQVYQTLWERIKKPAKGQNASLRILKQPLEHKNCKVCVVSAFDLAELVEKNEHYIFESNIRKHLGGKGSINKKISTTLEDDPHQFFEWNNGITITVDDVSIKNNELYLKGAQIVNGAQTSKSILDKKKKANNVDAEVLVTVIKTKDEEHQRKITKYRNSQNAVKGKDYVSLQDYFVSIHHMLATRLDYCFEHQQGLWLNLSTAEKAKFQGDEMYNKYLPDAKDRCRIKDDSAIASFVSYFVQKPNEVYGGIAKYLPNGAKYENVFNDELECDYRYFLFPHLIREFAKNQLGYDRKNTQNKNKRYAQSLFVAVTARIIHKNILAKHDDFKMDILELEKIMKNFGLCEKVLHVADKVVTKFLEDSAVETKIEESNTAHNFFSNQVYGNDMLKIIDRKIGQETEEISFIKKTIFGI from the coding sequence ATGCCACCTAAAGGAGCAAATCTCTTAGAATATAGTGAACAAGGACGTGATATTCTTTCAAAATTTTCCAGTGCACCATTAGAAGGATTTGCCACTCATTCAGTTGATGTTAGTATTACTGAGTTCATGAAGGATTCAAACACAACAGTTGAGAAAGGTCGGGATTATCTCTTGTGGCATTTGATTAACGTTGAAGATGTATTACAAGATATTGCAGAAAATGCAATTATTGATGGCGGTTATGATGAAGGAATTGACGCCTACCTAGTAGATTCTGACGAAAAGAGAATTAGATTATTTCAATCAAAGTATGGTTCTGCTCATTCCATAGGAGCAATAGACCAATTTGTTCAAGATGTAGCTCGACTAAAAGAAAAAGAACAATCGAAACTAAAAAGAGATGAATTACAGATTCTCTGGAAAATTCTTAATGATAAGAAAATGAAGGTGGATTTAGTCTACATAACAGACCAATGTGTAGATGATTATCAAAATGACAAAGTCAGAGTTATGGGGAGACAGCAGGTATACCAAACATTATGGGAACGAATCAAGAAACCCGCTAAAGGTCAAAACGCAAGTTTAAGGATTCTCAAACAACCACTAGAGCACAAAAATTGTAAAGTTTGTGTGGTATCTGCTTTTGATTTAGCAGAATTAGTTGAGAAAAATGAACATTATATTTTTGAATCAAATATCAGAAAACATCTGGGCGGAAAAGGCTCAATAAATAAAAAAATCTCAACCACACTTGAAGATGATCCACATCAATTCTTTGAGTGGAATAATGGAATTACCATTACAGTGGATGATGTTTCAATTAAAAATAATGAGTTATACCTCAAGGGTGCTCAGATTGTTAATGGTGCACAGACATCAAAGAGTATTCTCGATAAGAAGAAAAAAGCAAATAATGTGGATGCCGAAGTCTTAGTCACAGTAATTAAAACAAAAGACGAAGAACATCAGAGAAAAATTACAAAGTATCGTAATTCACAAAATGCAGTAAAAGGTAAAGATTACGTATCATTACAAGATTACTTTGTATCAATTCATCATATGCTAGCAACAAGATTGGATTATTGTTTTGAGCATCAACAAGGATTATGGCTAAATCTTTCTACAGCTGAAAAGGCAAAATTTCAAGGAGATGAAATGTATAACAAGTATTTGCCGGATGCAAAGGATAGATGTAGAATAAAAGATGATTCAGCTATTGCATCATTTGTATCATATTTTGTTCAAAAACCAAACGAGGTCTACGGAGGAATTGCAAAGTATCTTCCAAATGGAGCAAAGTATGAGAATGTTTTCAATGATGAATTAGAATGTGATTATAGATATTTCCTATTTCCACATTTGATTCGAGAATTTGCTAAAAATCAATTAGGTTATGACAGAAAAAATACTCAAAATAAGAATAAGAGATATGCGCAAAGTTTGTTTGTTGCAGTTACAGCGAGAATAATTCACAAGAATATTTTGGCAAAACATGACGATTTCAAAATGGATATTTTAGAATTAGAAAAGATAATGAAAAACTTTGGATTATGTGAGAAGGTTTTACATGTTGCAGATAAAGTAGTCACAAAATTCTTAGAAGATTCAGCAGTAGAAACAAAGATTGAGGAATCAAATACTGCTCATAACTTCTTTTCAAATCAAGTCTATGGTAATGACATGTTGAAGATTATAGATAGAAAGATTGGACAAGAAACAGAAGAGATTTCATTTATCAAGAAAACTATTTTTGGAATTTAG
- a CDS encoding THUMP domain-containing protein, whose product MNLIITCQRNLEDPAMLEAQNMLERFGDKEALIEKTPFSGIILVKTSLDNIKVLDNFREIIEDEPWLIKYCSRIIPIQKECETKLEEIRDVAVELSNVMKQNETYRITVEKRHSSLHTKDIISNIADSLSNKVSLENSDWEIIVQILRNKTGVSVIPPDTILSVDREKRVELD is encoded by the coding sequence ATGAACTTGATTATCACCTGTCAAAGGAATCTTGAAGATCCAGCTATGTTAGAAGCTCAAAACATGCTAGAGCGGTTTGGCGATAAAGAAGCATTAATTGAGAAAACACCATTTTCAGGTATAATTCTGGTCAAAACATCTCTGGACAATATCAAAGTTTTAGATAATTTTAGAGAAATAATTGAAGATGAACCATGGCTAATCAAATATTGTTCAAGAATAATTCCTATTCAGAAAGAATGTGAAACAAAATTAGAGGAGATCAGAGATGTGGCAGTTGAATTGTCAAATGTAATGAAACAAAATGAAACTTATAGAATTACCGTAGAAAAACGACATTCATCATTACATACTAAGGATATTATTTCCAATATTGCAGATTCGTTATCAAATAAAGTGTCATTAGAAAATTCAGATTGGGAAATTATTGTTCAGATATTAAGAAACAAGACAGGAGTTAGTGTTATTCCGCCAGATACAATTCTAAGTGTCGATAGGGAAAAACGAGTAGAATTAGATTAG
- a CDS encoding phosphomannomutase, with amino-acid sequence MKISISGIRGVYGKDFFPEDVIKFCNGFSKLIKTGKCAIGMDTRETGEMIQKLVSATMLERGIDVYNLGIIPTPVVFRKAKEIGAGIVITSSHNPLEWNGLKFIIDGRGITLNELEIVKNEKNLDKNEIGKEIISESNYISDAVKIIGKLNKTQQVTVDIGGGAAKTIAPKLLQEIGCQVETINDELDGCSRGPDPTSNELTELVSKTKDLGFAFDLDSDRVILVMNGEKKSSDITLGLGVVKAIKLGIKKFVLSIDSSLAVEKYIIQHGGKVSRSKVGEANVIQMMIENDAEAGGEGSSGGFILKDFNMCRDGLLTSGLIASMIDDESIQKDIEFFESFSQIRDKVSIESSLHDKIITEIVKKIEGKYKISQLDGIKISIDDNTWSLIRKSNTEDIIRISTESNDRELLVKIQKEMIKMVENCYEEIK; translated from the coding sequence GTGAAAATTTCAATATCAGGAATAAGAGGAGTGTATGGAAAAGATTTCTTTCCAGAAGATGTGATAAAATTCTGCAATGGTTTTTCTAAATTAATTAAAACTGGGAAATGTGCAATAGGTATGGATACACGAGAAACAGGAGAGATGATACAAAAATTAGTTTCTGCAACCATGTTAGAAAGAGGAATTGATGTCTATAATCTAGGAATTATTCCAACGCCAGTTGTATTCAGAAAAGCGAAAGAGATTGGTGCAGGAATAGTCATAACATCATCACATAATCCGCTAGAATGGAATGGATTAAAATTCATTATTGACGGAAGAGGAATCACCTTAAACGAATTAGAAATTGTCAAAAATGAAAAGAATTTAGATAAAAATGAGATAGGTAAAGAAATTATTTCAGAATCAAATTATATTTCGGATGCAGTAAAAATCATTGGAAAACTAAACAAGACACAGCAAGTTACGGTCGATATTGGCGGAGGAGCTGCAAAAACTATCGCTCCAAAACTATTACAAGAAATTGGATGTCAAGTTGAGACAATAAATGATGAGTTAGATGGATGTTCAAGAGGTCCAGATCCAACCTCAAATGAATTAACTGAGCTGGTCAGTAAAACAAAAGATCTTGGTTTTGCTTTTGACTTAGACTCTGATAGAGTAATTTTAGTGATGAATGGTGAAAAAAAATCTTCAGATATTACACTAGGGTTAGGAGTTGTAAAAGCAATAAAGTTAGGAATAAAAAAATTTGTTCTAAGTATAGACAGCAGTTTAGCTGTTGAGAAATATATCATACAACATGGAGGGAAAGTTTCGAGATCCAAAGTGGGAGAAGCAAATGTAATTCAAATGATGATTGAAAATGATGCAGAAGCAGGAGGTGAAGGAAGTAGTGGGGGATTTATTTTAAAAGATTTCAACATGTGTAGAGATGGATTATTGACAAGTGGACTAATAGCATCTATGATTGATGATGAATCTATTCAAAAAGATATAGAATTTTTTGAAAGTTTTTCACAGATAAGAGATAAAGTGTCAATTGAGTCTAGTTTGCATGATAAAATAATAACAGAAATAGTAAAAAAAATAGAAGGAAAATACAAAATTAGTCAATTGGATGGAATAAAAATTAGTATAGATGATAATACATGGTCATTAATTAGGAAATCAAATACAGAAGATATTATTAGAATTTCAACTGAATCAAATGATAGAGAATTGTTAGTAAAGATACAAAAAGAGATGATAAAGATGGTAGAGAATTGTTATGAAGAAATTAAATGA
- a CDS encoding TatD family hydrolase — MSWIYDAHIHLSDPEYKSDIDMILNYMDLLKIKACCVSMDIETSNETMALYEKSKNVLPFIGTHPEMAQKSSEPVYELIEKNNEIISGIGEIGLDRTYINSEDEWKIQKDVFSKQLSLAEKFNKPVSIHSRKTLSDIFEILPSYKIPGILLHWFDGNKSQLKTAMENEYFVSYGPLLVYANDKQVLLSKTDPSRLLIETDGPVRFSRCFEYKTTEIMFVPSVLFCASKILHTSYENLLTQIEDNSKKFLGI; from the coding sequence ATGAGCTGGATTTACGATGCACACATTCATCTCTCAGATCCTGAATACAAATCTGATATTGACATGATTCTAAATTACATGGATTTGTTAAAAATCAAAGCATGTTGCGTTTCAATGGATATTGAAACCTCCAACGAAACAATGGCTCTTTATGAAAAATCAAAAAATGTTTTACCTTTCATTGGGACTCATCCAGAAATGGCTCAAAAAAGTTCTGAACCTGTTTATGAACTGATTGAAAAAAATAATGAAATTATTTCTGGAATTGGTGAAATTGGATTAGATAGAACCTATATCAATTCTGAAGATGAATGGAAAATCCAAAAAGATGTTTTTTCAAAACAACTATCATTAGCAGAGAAATTTAACAAACCTGTATCAATTCATTCAAGAAAGACATTATCTGATATTTTTGAAATATTACCTTCATACAAAATACCTGGAATTTTACTCCATTGGTTTGATGGAAACAAATCTCAATTGAAAACCGCTATGGAAAATGAATATTTTGTATCATATGGTCCTCTGTTGGTTTATGCAAATGATAAACAAGTACTGCTTTCAAAAACAGATCCATCTAGGCTTTTGATCGAAACTGACGGTCCTGTAAGATTCTCTCGTTGTTTTGAATACAAAACTACTGAAATCATGTTTGTGCCAAGTGTGCTATTTTGTGCTTCAAAAATTCTTCATACATCATATGAAAATTTACTCACACAAATTGAAGATAATTCGAAGAAATTTTTAGGAATTTGA
- a CDS encoding 30S ribosomal protein S11, whose amino-acid sequence MSETVEEKPETVVEATEEVVEATEEVVEAKPQQPTKAKVVDKWGIAHIFSSYNNTIIHITDLTGAETVSISSGGHHVNADRYESSPFAAMKAANVVTESAKTKGFTGLHIRVRAVGGVGSRVPGPGAQAAIRALARGGFKIGKIDDVTPIPHDTTRKKGGKRGRRV is encoded by the coding sequence ATGTCAGAAACTGTTGAAGAAAAACCAGAAACAGTTGTAGAAGCAACTGAAGAGGTTGTAGAAGCAACTGAAGAGGTTGTAGAAGCAAAACCGCAACAGCCTACAAAAGCAAAAGTAGTAGACAAATGGGGTATTGCACATATCTTTAGTAGTTACAACAATACTATCATCCACATTACTGACTTGACAGGTGCAGAGACAGTTTCAATTAGTTCTGGAGGTCACCATGTTAATGCAGATAGATATGAGTCATCACCATTTGCAGCAATGAAAGCTGCAAACGTGGTAACAGAATCTGCAAAAACAAAAGGATTCACAGGATTACACATTAGAGTTCGTGCTGTAGGAGGAGTTGGTTCTAGAGTTCCAGGACCAGGAGCACAAGCTGCAATTCGCGCCCTTGCAAGAGGCGGATTTAAGATTGGTAAAATCGACGATGTTACACCAATTCCACATGATACTACAAGAAAGAAAGGTGGAAAACGTGGAAGAAGAGTCTAG
- a CDS encoding cupredoxin domain-containing protein, with protein MNKKIAIIPIIVIIAIIGAVSQMGLEESTETQTVEIETVEEVEAMITIPVKAARPACGPHPECYIPSYYVTKLDEPVVWLNEDSAFHSVTSGSYGEPDGLFDSGHMDPYGTFSYKFEETGMHPYYCTLHPWMAGNIKVER; from the coding sequence ATGAATAAGAAAATCGCCATAATCCCTATCATAGTAATTATTGCCATAATTGGAGCAGTTTCTCAAATGGGTCTAGAAGAATCTACTGAAACACAAACTGTTGAAATTGAAACAGTTGAAGAAGTTGAAGCCATGATCACAATTCCTGTAAAAGCTGCAAGACCTGCATGTGGACCACACCCTGAATGTTATATCCCATCATACTATGTTACCAAACTCGATGAGCCTGTAGTTTGGTTAAACGAGGATTCTGCATTTCATAGTGTAACTAGTGGAAGTTATGGAGAACCTGATGGACTGTTTGATAGTGGTCATATGGATCCTTATGGAACATTTTCATACAAATTTGAAGAGACTGGAATGCATCCTTACTATTGTACCTTACATCCTTGGATGGCAGGAAATATCAAAGTAGAAAGGTGA
- the cgi121 gene encoding KEOPS complex subunit Cgi121 has protein sequence MVTVNLVGGARKSFQTDSLEITQSIDDISELLSHLISKKPENTPDFDGKNLLIAVNGVDSSALAGIDTKLKQNDVVNIIPIIHGGSTAKTNVSLTIKNNSIRLFEINKSNSNKEYLLSLRKKFPKLQLQAISSKFILDKEHAKKIITISIIQKSNNHLLSDKIETDLLLRFGNTTQINEAIKNVGLSPNQNFILIALGNKSHQIKLFESIRDDLDIIFKKNNQNFLKKHFQISNQTLNSIESKTPLVDLLVEKASILI, from the coding sequence ATGGTTACTGTTAATCTTGTAGGCGGTGCTCGAAAATCTTTTCAAACTGATTCTTTAGAAATAACTCAAAGTATAGATGATATCTCTGAATTACTTTCCCACCTTATTTCAAAAAAACCTGAAAATACCCCCGACTTTGATGGAAAAAATCTATTGATAGCTGTAAACGGAGTTGATTCTTCAGCCCTTGCTGGAATTGATACCAAACTAAAACAAAATGATGTTGTAAACATCATTCCAATCATTCATGGTGGGTCTACTGCAAAAACCAATGTATCATTAACAATAAAAAATAATTCGATTCGATTATTTGAGATCAATAAATCTAATTCAAATAAAGAGTATCTCTTATCATTACGAAAAAAATTCCCTAAATTACAACTACAAGCAATTTCATCAAAATTCATACTTGATAAAGAACACGCAAAAAAAATTATCACTATCTCTATAATTCAAAAATCAAATAATCATTTATTGTCTGATAAAATTGAAACTGATCTTTTACTAAGATTTGGAAATACTACTCAAATTAATGAAGCGATAAAGAATGTTGGATTATCCCCAAATCAAAATTTCATTCTAATAGCACTAGGAAACAAATCTCATCAAATTAAATTATTTGAATCAATTCGTGATGATTTAGATATAATTTTTAAGAAAAATAATCAAAATTTCCTTAAGAAACATTTCCAAATTTCAAATCAAACCTTAAACTCAATAGAATCTAAAACCCCTCTCGTTGATTTACTTGTTGAAAAGGCATCAATACTAATCTAA
- a CDS encoding L-threonylcarbamoyladenylate synthase has product MNVVPCDEKGINEIMRSYENGEIIGFPTDTVYGIGCDPFKKDSITRIFELKKRDGEKKFPILGISKDELEKIVEFNSDAEKISEKFWPGQVTLLLPIRKEISEKIENNGKLAVRVPGNKCILSILKQCKLIIGTSANISGEKSILDSNEFKIKLPEVNTLVDGGTIVSEGESTIIDFINGELKIIREGSISKEEIENIL; this is encoded by the coding sequence ATGAATGTAGTACCGTGTGATGAGAAGGGAATTAATGAAATTATGAGATCTTATGAAAATGGGGAAATTATTGGATTTCCTACAGACACGGTTTATGGAATAGGATGTGATCCATTCAAAAAAGATAGTATAACAAGAATTTTTGAATTAAAAAAAAGAGATGGTGAAAAAAAATTTCCAATTTTAGGAATATCAAAAGACGAATTAGAAAAAATTGTAGAGTTCAATTCAGATGCAGAAAAGATTTCAGAAAAATTTTGGCCAGGGCAAGTGACACTATTGCTTCCAATTAGAAAAGAAATATCTGAAAAGATAGAAAATAATGGAAAGTTGGCTGTAAGAGTACCAGGAAATAAATGCATTTTATCAATTTTAAAACAATGTAAATTAATTATTGGAACAAGTGCAAATATTTCAGGTGAGAAATCAATTTTAGATTCAAATGAATTTAAAATAAAATTACCAGAAGTCAATACATTGGTAGATGGTGGAACAATTGTTAGTGAAGGAGAATCAACTATTATTGATTTTATCAATGGAGAATTAAAAATAATTAGAGAAGGATCTATTTCAAAAGAAGAGATTGAGAACATACTATGA
- a CDS encoding winged helix-turn-helix domain-containing protein, translated as MGAYRKQIEIVGDILYAAEELTIDQEGASITKLIQKANISHSRISKILTNLVSQGLLEQVDSKRACKYKISMTGKDFLKEYKTFSEFTDNFGLTI; from the coding sequence ATGGGCGCATATCGAAAACAGATTGAAATTGTAGGCGATATTTTGTATGCAGCAGAAGAACTAACTATTGATCAAGAAGGTGCATCAATAACAAAATTAATTCAAAAAGCAAATATTTCCCATAGTAGAATTTCAAAAATTTTAACGAATTTGGTTTCACAAGGATTATTGGAACAAGTTGATTCAAAACGAGCGTGTAAATATAAAATTAGCATGACAGGAAAAGATTTCCTAAAAGAATACAAGACATTTTCTGAATTTACAGATAATTTTGGTTTGACAATTTAG